One Panicum virgatum strain AP13 chromosome 3N, P.virgatum_v5, whole genome shotgun sequence DNA segment encodes these proteins:
- the LOC120665774 gene encoding putative receptor protein kinase ZmPK1 has product MLLPFPALTKFIPLPSQQPAMAAQLLAALALLLSSPLAPPLSAAAAAAPGDTLPRKSSLAVEEHDTHVLRSPDGTFSCGFYLIYDGAFTFSVWYTDAAADEAVVWSANRGSPVHAWGAAVTLRRDGAMVLTDYDGTVVWQTDGKSVPDVQHAQLLDTGNLVLKNSSGDIVWQSFGSPTDTFLPTQPVTEASKLVSTTQLHLPGHYTFRFSDQSMLSLIYDDANVTSVYWPDPDFQYYENARNLYNSTRIARLADSGEIFSSDFANSHVLAASDRGTGIKRRLKLDHDGNLRLYSLNSSDRTWSVSWVAESQPCKTHGLCGPYGICHYSPKPACSCAPGYRVKNPRNWTEGCLPIVDMPCDGEQNVTFLELRNTDFWGSDQQRIEKVPWETCRKACLSDCSCKGFQYQVGNGTCYPKSLLFNGRSFPNPAVRTMYIKLPSSMDTSKLLIPQSNVLDSVPHHLECGSASPPAMEPNPSYWHRTSEDQSKWFYLYGFIGAFFIIEVFFFAFAWFFVLRKELRSSQVWAAEEGYRMMANHFRMFSYRELSKATERFAHELGWGGTGVAYRGTLDDDRMVVVKKLGNIRHSREEFHDELHVIARINHMNLLRIYGFCSERSHRMLVLEYAEKGSLANVLFKSKISLEWKQRFNIALGVAKGLAYLHHECLEWIIHCNLKPENILLDQDLEPKITDFGLAKLLDRSGDNQNVSRARGTIGYIAPEWISGLPITAKVDVYSYGVVLLELVSGTRVFNLVKGEDDKVHVMLKKFIKMLSYRLGREEPFWIAEFVDVRLGGEFDYSQAKALIKLAVSCLEEERKKRPTMESVVESLLSVDIAANH; this is encoded by the coding sequence ATGCTCTTGCCCTTCCCAGCTCTGACGAAGTTCATACCATTACCATCCCAGCAGCCAGCCatggctgctcagctcctcgcagccctcgccctcctcctctcctcgccGCTCGCTCCACCCTTgagcgcagccgccgccgccgcgcctggcgACACCCTACCCCGGAAGTCCTcgctcgccgtcgaggagcACGACACGCACGTCCTCCGGTCGCCGGACGGCACATTCTCCTGCGGCTTCTACCTCATCTACGACGGCGCCTTCACCTTCTCCGTATGGTacacggacgccgccgccgacgaggccgTGGTCTGGAGCGCCAACCGCGGCAGCCCGGTGCACGCGTGGGGCGCCGCCGTCACCCTGCGCAGGGACGGCGCCATGGTGCTCACCGACTACGACGGCACGGTGGTGTGGCAGACCGACGGCAAGTCCGTCCCGGACGTCCAGCACGCCCAGCTGCTGGACACCGGGAACCTTGTCCTCAAGAACTCCAGCGGCGACATCGTCTGGCAAAGCTTCGGCTCGCCGACGGACACGTTCCTCCCCACGCAGCCCGTCACGGAGGCGTCCAAGTTAGTCTCTACCACCCAGCTTCATCTTCCTGGCCACTACACCTTCCGGTTCAGCGACCAGTCGATGCTGTCTCTCATTTACGACGACGCCAATGTCACAAGTGTGTACTGGCCGGATCCTGATTTCCAGTACTACGAGAATGCTAGGAACTTGTACAACAGTACTAGGATAGCGAGGCTTGCCGATTCTGGGGAGATTTTCTCGAGTGACTTTGCCAACAGCCATGTGCTTGCTGCCTCTGACAGAGGCACTGGGATCAAGAGGAGGCTCAAGTTGGATCATGATGGGAACCTTAGGCTCTACAGCTTGAACAGCTCGGACAGAACATGGTCAGTTTCATGGGTTGCCGAGTCCCAACCGTGCAAGACTCATGGTCTGTGTGGTCCGTATGGAATCTGCCACTATTCGCCTAAACCGGCATGTTCTTGCGCGCCCGGCTACCGGGTGAAGAACCCACGTAACTGGACAGAAGGTTGCCTGCCAATTGTAGACATGCCATGCGATGGGGAGCAGAACGTGACCTTTTTGGAACTTCGAAACACTGATTTTTGGGGATCTGATCAGCAGAGAATCGAAAAGGTCCCATGGGAAACCTGTCGGAAGGCATGCTTGAGCGACTGCTCCTGTAAGGGGTTTCAGTACCAGGTAGGAAATGGAACATGTTATCCCAAGTCTCTTCTCTTCAATGGAAGgtcttttccaaaccctgctgTGCGCACAATGTACATCAAACTCCCTTCAAGTATGGACACATCAAAACTCCTCATTCCGCAGTCCAATGTGCTCGATTCTGTACCCCATCATCTTGAATGTGGCTCTGCAAGCCCACCGGCCATGGAACCAAATCCCAGCTACTGGCACAGGACTAGTGAGGATCAATCAAAATGGTTCTACTTGTACGGGTTTATCGGTGCCTTCTTCATCATCGaagtcttcttcttcgcattcGCATGGTTCTTTGTCCTGAGGAAGGAACTGAGGTCATCACAAGTATGGGCAGCTGAGGAAGGCTACAGGATGATGGCAAACCATTTCCGAATGTTCAGTTACAGGGAGCTGTCTAAGGCAACAGAAAGGTTTGCTCATGAGCTTGGATGGGGAGGCACAGGGGTTGCCTACAGGGGAACACTGGATGACGACCGAATGGTTGTGGTAAAGAAGCTGGGGAATATAAGGCACAGCAGAGAAGAATTCCATGATGAGCTGCATGTCATTGCAAGGATTAACCATATGAACCTATTAAGAATATATGGATTTTGCTCAGAAAGATCCCACAGGATGCTGGTCCTCGAGTATGCAGAGAAAGGATCATTGGCCAACGTGTTGTTCAAAAGCAAAATCTCTTTGGAATGGAAGCAGAGATTCAACATTGCCTTGGGCGTCGCCAAGGGGCTGGCCTATCTTCACCACGAGTGCCTAGAGTGGATCATCCACTGCAACCTCAAGCCTGAGAACATTTTACTGGACCAGGATCTGGAACCTAAGATCACCGACTTCGGGTTGGCGAAGCTGCTCGACAGGTCTGGGGATAATCAAAACGTATCACGAGCACGAGGAACCATAGGTTACATTGCTCCAGAATGGATATCCGGTTTGCCAATAACCGCGAAGGTCGACGTGTACAGCTATGGAGTTGTGCTTCTTGAACTGGTGTCAGGAACACGGGTTTTCAATTTGGTCAAAGGTGAGGATGACAAGGTGCATGTCATGCTGAAAAAGTTCATAAAGATGCTCTCTTACAGATTGGGCAGGGAGGAACCCTTTTGGATAGCAGAGTTTGTAGATGTCAGACTGGGAGGTGAATTCGACTACTCGCAAGCCAAAGCTCTGATCAAGCTGGCTGTCTCCTGCttggaggaagagaggaagaaaAGGCCAACGATGGAGTCAGTAGTCGAGAGTCTCCTTTCAGTTGATATAGCTGCAAATCACTGA